TATGTGGGACAGACATTGGAGGTGCGCCTAATTCAGCACGACCATAAACTTTTGCAGTATGACCTTCAGTGACTTTCGGGTTGTCGGTCATTAAGAACACGCCACCTACAGGGAAGCCAGCATATTGCTTCGCTTCTGGTAAGCCTGTCATTTGTAAAAGCTTAACCGCTGCACCGCCTGCACCAATAAAGACAAAACGCGTTTTCACATGATCTGTTTTACCTGTAGTTAGGTTTTTAAATGCAACAGTCCACGTTTTATCATCGTTTTGGCTAATGCCAGTTACTTCAGTTGATGTTTGTAGTTTGAAGTTAGATTGTTTTTTAAGGTGATTGACCAATTGAGTGGTGATCGAACCATAGTTTACATCCGAACCTACATCCATGCGTGTTGCCGCTACTTTCTGCGCAGCATCACGGCCATTCATCACCAAAGGTGCCCATTGTTTAATTTCAGCAGGATTTTCAGAGAATTTCATGCCATAGAACATTGGGTTTTTAACCATTGCAGCGTAACGTTTTTCGAGGAAATTCACGTTATCGCCCCAAACGAAAGCAATATGCGGTACAGGGTTGATGAAACTATTTGGTTGTCCTAAAACACCTTCTTTGACTTGATAAGACCAGAACTGTTTTGCAACTTCAAATTGTTCAGCCACTTTTACAGCTTTGGTAATGTCCATTTTCCCATCTTTTTCAGAGGTATAGTTCATTTCCATAAAGCCAGAGTGACCTGTGCCTGCATTGTTGAAGCCGTTTGAGCTTTCTTGGGCAACATTGTCTAGGCGTTCATACATGCGAATTTGCCAGTTTGGCTCAAGCTCGCTTAGATATGTACCTAAAGTTGCACTCATGATCCCACCGCCAACTAAGACTGCGTCAACAACAGGCTCATTGCTGGTGGTTTGAATTTTTTTAGACGTGACGGGTCTAAATAAGAAAATTACGACTGCAATAATAAGCAGTACGATTAATACCAAAAGGTATTTTAAAAATTTGTTCATGCGATTATGACCTTGGGGAGCAGGTTTTGGATCGCTTTATAGCGAAAAGAATAAAAAAATAAGAAGAATGATAGAGCTACTTATAAATGACCAGCTTGGTATAGTTGAAGTAATACTTAAAAGCTGAAAAGCGCGCAAAAATATAACTTTTGAGCCTATCACACAGTCCTGATTTATGAATATTTTAG
This DNA window, taken from Acinetobacter sp. WCHA55, encodes the following:
- the mqo gene encoding malate dehydrogenase (quinone); this translates as MNKFLKYLLVLIVLLIIAVVIFLFRPVTSKKIQTTSNEPVVDAVLVGGGIMSATLGTYLSELEPNWQIRMYERLDNVAQESSNGFNNAGTGHSGFMEMNYTSEKDGKMDITKAVKVAEQFEVAKQFWSYQVKEGVLGQPNSFINPVPHIAFVWGDNVNFLEKRYAAMVKNPMFYGMKFSENPAEIKQWAPLVMNGRDAAQKVAATRMDVGSDVNYGSITTQLVNHLKKQSNFKLQTSTEVTGISQNDDKTWTVAFKNLTTGKTDHVKTRFVFIGAGGAAVKLLQMTGLPEAKQYAGFPVGGVFLMTDNPKVTEGHTAKVYGRAELGAPPMSVPHIDTRYIDGKKYVLFGPFATYSNKFLKQGSQLDLLKSTTKNNVLPMTAVGMENLDLVKYLVSQVMMTDEDRFNELKKYYPDAKPEDWRMNQGGQRVQIIKKEPGKPASLQFGTEIFASQEGAVTALLGASPGASTSPYIMLSLLEKAFPQQVAGKWNPKLHEIVKSYQQELSTNPVLLDQVRQYTSTTLGLKYTPMAKAANDETAALAKAQ